In Nitrosophilus alvini, the following are encoded in one genomic region:
- a CDS encoding ribonucleoside-diphosphate reductase subunit alpha has protein sequence MLTVIKRNGRIEPLDISKIQKYTYAAVKGLEGVSQSELEVDAKIQFRDQITTEEIQQTLIRTAVDKIDVDRPNWTFVAARLFLYDLYHKVSGFTGYPHLRDYFEKGEKEGRIVPGLKDKYDLDDLNEYIKPERDLQFTYLGIKTLYDRYLLKDRENRPIELPQHMFMAVAMFLAQNELDSQTWAKKFYDILSKFEVMAATPTLSNARTPRHQLSSCYIGSTPDNIEGIFDSYKEMALLSKYGGGIGWDWTKVRGMGSFIDGHKNAAGGIVPFLKIANDIAIAVDQLGTRKGAIAVYIEPWHVDVLDFLDLKKNSGEERRRAHDLFPAMWINDLFMKRVEEDGIWTLFDPYETQDLTELWGEEFEKRYIEYEKDDSILKEKIRAKELWKKILLSYFETGSPFLCFKDSANRCNPNDHFGIIRSSNLCTEIFQNTEPNYYKIKIKFEDGSIEYYDEDENIEVDGKIVKKAKKVTALDSIGGKKVFIVEKEKVDGMTAVCNLASINLSKINTREDIERVVPVAIRMLDNVIDLNFYPLEKVKLTNLKTRAIGLGVMGEAQMLAEHKIEWGSEEHLYKIDEIMEAISYNAIKASSNLALEKGKYPEFEGSKWSRGILPIDTANAEAKKLVDRGGLFGYMYDWNALREKVKKDGMRNGYLMAVAPTSSISILTGTTQTIEPVYKRKWFEENLSGLIPVVVPNLSPDTWQYYTPAYDLDQRIIIKAAAVRQKWIDQGQSVNIFIRLDKASGKYLHEIYTLAWKLGLKSTYYLRSQSPEVAADVADRSMECMGCQ, from the coding sequence ATGCTGACAGTTATTAAAAGAAACGGAAGAATTGAGCCGCTTGATATCTCAAAAATTCAAAAATACACATATGCTGCCGTAAAAGGACTCGAAGGTGTAAGTCAAAGCGAGCTTGAAGTTGATGCAAAAATACAGTTCAGAGACCAGATAACTACCGAAGAGATTCAGCAGACACTTATAAGAACTGCAGTTGATAAAATAGATGTGGATAGACCAAACTGGACATTTGTTGCTGCAAGGCTCTTTTTATATGATCTATATCATAAAGTAAGCGGTTTTACAGGATATCCGCATTTGAGAGATTATTTCGAAAAAGGGGAAAAAGAGGGGCGTATAGTGCCGGGGCTAAAAGATAAGTATGATCTGGATGATCTCAATGAGTATATAAAGCCCGAGCGTGACCTGCAGTTTACATATCTTGGAATTAAGACGCTTTATGACAGATATCTTTTAAAAGATAGGGAAAACAGACCTATTGAGCTTCCTCAGCATATGTTTATGGCAGTTGCGATGTTTCTGGCCCAAAATGAGCTAGATTCCCAGACATGGGCAAAGAAATTTTATGACATTTTGTCCAAATTTGAAGTTATGGCGGCAACTCCCACTCTTTCAAACGCAAGAACTCCGAGGCATCAGCTGAGTTCTTGCTACATAGGGTCCACCCCGGATAATATAGAAGGCATATTTGACAGTTACAAAGAGATGGCTCTTCTGTCTAAATATGGCGGAGGTATAGGATGGGACTGGACAAAAGTAAGAGGAATGGGAAGTTTTATAGACGGACATAAAAATGCCGCAGGCGGAATTGTTCCTTTCTTGAAAATTGCCAATGATATAGCAATAGCGGTGGACCAATTGGGAACCAGAAAAGGAGCCATTGCCGTATATATAGAACCGTGGCATGTAGATGTGCTTGATTTTCTTGATCTGAAAAAAAACAGCGGCGAAGAGAGAAGAAGGGCGCATGACCTTTTCCCTGCAATGTGGATAAACGATCTTTTTATGAAAAGAGTAGAAGAGGACGGCATCTGGACACTTTTTGACCCTTATGAGACGCAGGATCTAACAGAGCTTTGGGGAGAAGAGTTTGAAAAAAGATATATAGAGTATGAAAAAGACGACTCTATTTTAAAAGAGAAAATAAGAGCAAAAGAGCTCTGGAAAAAGATACTGCTCAGCTATTTTGAGACAGGAAGTCCGTTTCTCTGTTTCAAAGACAGTGCAAACAGATGTAACCCGAACGATCACTTCGGAATAATAAGAAGCTCAAATCTCTGTACGGAGATATTTCAAAATACAGAGCCAAACTATTATAAGATAAAGATAAAGTTTGAAGACGGGAGCATAGAGTATTACGATGAAGACGAAAATATAGAAGTTGACGGCAAAATAGTAAAAAAAGCCAAAAAGGTCACGGCTCTTGACAGCATAGGAGGCAAAAAAGTCTTTATCGTCGAAAAAGAGAAAGTGGACGGAATGACAGCTGTCTGCAACCTTGCAAGTATAAACCTCAGCAAAATAAACACCCGCGAAGATATTGAAAGAGTTGTTCCTGTTGCGATAAGAATGCTCGATAATGTAATAGATCTCAACTTTTATCCTCTTGAGAAAGTAAAGCTGACAAATCTGAAGACAAGAGCGATAGGCCTGGGTGTTATGGGCGAAGCGCAGATGCTCGCAGAGCATAAGATAGAGTGGGGAAGTGAAGAGCACCTTTATAAAATAGATGAGATAATGGAAGCCATAAGCTACAATGCGATAAAAGCGTCTTCAAATCTTGCACTTGAAAAAGGAAAATATCCCGAATTCGAAGGTTCAAAATGGAGCAGGGGAATTTTGCCTATCGATACGGCCAATGCCGAAGCAAAAAAGCTTGTGGACAGGGGAGGGCTTTTCGGTTATATGTATGATTGGAACGCACTGAGAGAAAAGGTAAAAAAAGATGGTATGAGAAACGGCTATCTTATGGCAGTAGCGCCCACCAGTTCCATCTCTATTTTGACCGGAACCACGCAGACGATTGAGCCGGTATATAAAAGAAAATGGTTTGAAGAGAACCTCTCGGGGCTTATTCCCGTTGTCGTTCCAAATCTGTCACCGGATACCTGGCAGTATTATACGCCTGCGTACGATCTTGATCAAAGAATTATTATAAAAGCAGCCGCTGTCAGACAGAAATGGATAGATCAGGGTCAGAGTGTAAATATATTCATCAGACTAGATAAAGCGAGCGGAAAATATCTGCATGAGATATATACGCTTGCCTGGAAACTGGGGCTAAAATCAACATATTATCTAAGAAGTCAGTCTCCCGAAGTGGCAGCAGATGTTGCCGACAGAAGTATGGAGTGTATGGGCTGTCAATGA